A genomic region of Streptomyces sp. NBC_00247 contains the following coding sequences:
- a CDS encoding Lrp/AsnC family transcriptional regulator, giving the protein MASRSAESRTGNGSTPAVDAVSLAIIEQLQEDGRRPYGAIGKTVGLSEAAVRQRVQRLLDQGVMRIAAVTDPLAVGFRRRAMVGVRVAGDVEPVAEALTAMDECAYVAMTAGSFDLMVEIVCEDDDHLLETIGTRIRTIPGVRSTESFICLKLKKRTYTRGTRQP; this is encoded by the coding sequence GTGGCCAGTCGTAGCGCGGAGTCCCGGACCGGGAACGGATCGACCCCGGCGGTCGATGCCGTGTCCCTGGCGATCATCGAACAGCTCCAGGAGGACGGGCGCAGGCCGTACGGGGCCATCGGCAAGACCGTGGGCCTCTCCGAGGCCGCCGTGCGCCAGCGCGTACAGAGACTGCTCGACCAGGGCGTCATGCGGATCGCCGCCGTGACCGACCCGCTGGCCGTGGGATTCCGCCGGCGGGCGATGGTCGGCGTCCGTGTGGCCGGTGATGTCGAACCGGTCGCCGAAGCGCTGACGGCGATGGACGAGTGCGCGTACGTGGCGATGACCGCCGGGTCGTTCGACCTGATGGTGGAGATCGTCTGCGAGGACGACGACCACCTCCTGGAGACGATCGGCACCCGTATACGGACCATTCCCGGCGTGCGTTCCACCGAGAGCTTCATCTGTCTCAAGCTCAAGAAGCGGACGTACACGCGGGGAACCCGACAGCCGTGA
- a CDS encoding gamma-aminobutyraldehyde dehydrogenase, giving the protein MTTEVRRLRNYIDGEFRDAADGRTIDVVNPATEEVYATSPLSGPADVDAAMAAAAAAFPGWRDTTPAERQKALLKIADAFEEHAEELIAAESENTGKPLALTRSEEVPPMVDQIRFFAGAARMLEGRSAGEYMEGLTSIVRREPVGVCAQVAPWNYPMMMAVWKFAPALAAGNTVVLKPSDTTPASTVLIAGIIGEILPTGVFNVICGDRETGRAMVEHPTPAMASITGSVRAGTQVAASAAKDVKRVHLELGGKAPVVVFEDVDIDKAVAGISEAGYFNAGQDCTAATRVLVHESVHDAFVAALAAVAKETKTGLPDDEDVLYGPLNNAGQLAQVSGFIDRLPAHATVEAGGHRVGDRGYFWAPTVVSGLRQDDEIIQNEVFGPVITVQSFTDEAQALEFANGVEYALASSVWTKDHARAMRMSRSLDFGCVWINTHIPLVAEMPHGGFKKSGYGKDLSGYGFEDYTRIKHVMTSLEG; this is encoded by the coding sequence GTGACCACCGAGGTGCGCCGACTGCGCAACTACATCGACGGGGAATTCCGGGACGCCGCGGACGGGCGGACCATCGACGTGGTCAACCCGGCCACGGAGGAGGTCTACGCGACGTCGCCGCTCTCCGGGCCGGCGGACGTCGACGCCGCCATGGCCGCCGCCGCCGCGGCGTTCCCGGGGTGGCGCGACACCACGCCCGCCGAGCGGCAGAAGGCCCTGCTCAAGATCGCCGACGCGTTCGAGGAGCACGCGGAGGAGCTGATCGCGGCGGAGTCGGAGAACACCGGCAAGCCGCTGGCGCTCACCCGAAGCGAGGAGGTCCCCCCGATGGTGGATCAGATCCGCTTCTTCGCGGGTGCCGCCCGCATGCTGGAGGGGCGCTCCGCCGGTGAGTACATGGAGGGCCTCACCTCGATCGTGCGGCGCGAACCGGTCGGTGTCTGCGCCCAGGTCGCGCCGTGGAACTACCCGATGATGATGGCGGTCTGGAAGTTCGCCCCCGCTCTGGCCGCGGGGAACACCGTCGTCCTGAAGCCGTCGGACACCACTCCCGCGTCGACCGTCCTGATCGCCGGGATCATCGGCGAGATCCTCCCCACCGGTGTCTTCAACGTCATCTGCGGCGACCGCGAGACCGGGCGCGCGATGGTGGAACACCCCACCCCCGCGATGGCCTCGATCACCGGTTCCGTCCGGGCCGGCACGCAGGTCGCCGCTTCGGCGGCCAAGGACGTCAAGCGCGTCCACCTGGAACTCGGCGGCAAGGCGCCCGTCGTGGTCTTCGAGGACGTGGACATCGACAAGGCGGTGGCCGGGATCTCCGAGGCGGGCTACTTCAACGCCGGCCAGGACTGTACGGCGGCGACCCGGGTGCTGGTGCACGAATCGGTGCACGACGCGTTCGTCGCGGCCCTGGCGGCAGTGGCCAAGGAGACGAAGACGGGCCTGCCGGACGACGAGGACGTGCTCTACGGCCCCCTCAACAACGCAGGCCAGCTCGCCCAGGTCAGCGGTTTCATCGACCGCCTCCCGGCGCACGCCACCGTCGAGGCGGGTGGCCACCGGGTCGGCGACAGGGGCTACTTCTGGGCGCCGACCGTCGTCTCCGGCCTTCGCCAGGACGACGAGATCATCCAGAACGAGGTCTTCGGCCCCGTCATCACCGTGCAGTCCTTCACCGACGAGGCCCAGGCCCTGGAGTTCGCCAACGGCGTCGAGTACGCCCTCGCCTCCTCGGTGTGGACCAAGGACCACGCCCGCGCGATGCGGATGTCCAGGAGTCTCGACTTCGGCTGCGTCTGGATCAACACCCACATCCCGCTGGTCGCCGAGATGCCGCACGGCGGGTTCAAGAAGTCCGGCTACGGCAAGGACCTCTCGGGATACGGCTTCGAGGACTACACCCGGATCAAGCACGTCATGACCTCGCTCGAAGGCTGA
- a CDS encoding ABC transporter ATP-binding protein encodes MVAPPDNDVIWARSLHHSHNGSPGLSGVSLGVREGEILAVTGPRGSGKSTLLHCLSGQLVPQQGEVWFNSVPVHTMGPRMREQLRRDRFGWIASDPQLVPELSAWENAALPLLLRGTSHRAAKKAAMEWLERMDIGPLAKKRPHALLQIQRQRISVARALTASPSVIFADEPTATLHGADRDQLLRTLTAAARSHDITVVIATHDAEIAALADRTVPMLDGRRVATVKLPAGADTEGRSACSLSV; translated from the coding sequence ATGGTGGCCCCGCCGGACAACGACGTGATCTGGGCACGCTCCCTGCATCACTCCCACAATGGATCGCCGGGCCTCAGCGGTGTCTCGCTCGGTGTCCGCGAAGGCGAGATCCTCGCCGTGACCGGGCCGCGCGGCAGCGGCAAATCCACTCTGCTGCACTGCCTCTCGGGTCAACTGGTGCCGCAGCAGGGCGAGGTGTGGTTCAACAGTGTGCCGGTCCACACCATGGGCCCCCGCATGCGCGAGCAGCTGCGCCGCGACCGGTTCGGCTGGATCGCCTCCGACCCGCAGCTCGTCCCCGAGCTGAGCGCCTGGGAGAACGCGGCGCTGCCGCTGCTGCTGCGCGGCACCTCCCACCGCGCCGCCAAGAAGGCCGCCATGGAGTGGCTGGAGCGCATGGACATCGGGCCGCTCGCCAAGAAGCGGCCGCACGCGCTGCTCCAGATCCAGCGTCAGCGGATCTCGGTGGCGCGCGCCCTCACCGCCTCCCCCTCCGTGATCTTCGCGGACGAGCCGACCGCGACCCTGCACGGTGCCGACCGCGACCAGCTGCTGCGGACCCTCACGGCGGCGGCGCGTTCGCACGACATCACCGTGGTGATCGCCACCCACGACGCGGAGATCGCCGCACTCGCCGACCGTACGGTCCCGATGCTGGACGGCCGCCGGGTCGCCACCGTCAAACTGCCCGCCGGAGCCGATACGGAAGGCCGCTCGGCGTGCTCGCTCTCCGTCTAG
- a CDS encoding glycerophosphodiester phosphodiesterase: protein MTRTVTAVGHRGDPYRVRENTLPSIRSALERGAAAVEIDVRVTRDGVPVLLHDATLERLWGIDRRLDALDHAELTERTGGGVPTLREALAAAGPHRVMVDLPGSTDASVRTIVGTVRECGAGERAYYCAGPDAMLRVRANDPSAEIALTWTTLAPPRPELLAAIGPRWLNYRFGLVTRDLADRVHRDGLLVSAWTADTGRTMRRLVSHGVDSITTNRIDALRRLLTDSASSTGS from the coding sequence ATGACACGCACCGTCACCGCCGTGGGGCATCGCGGAGATCCCTACCGCGTCCGTGAGAACACCCTGCCCTCGATCCGGTCCGCCCTCGAACGGGGGGCGGCCGCGGTCGAGATCGACGTCCGGGTGACCCGGGACGGGGTCCCCGTACTGCTCCACGACGCCACGCTGGAACGGCTCTGGGGCATCGACCGCCGACTGGACGCCCTCGACCACGCCGAGTTGACGGAGCGGACCGGCGGCGGGGTGCCGACCCTGCGCGAGGCGCTGGCCGCGGCCGGCCCGCACCGGGTGATGGTGGACCTGCCCGGCTCCACCGACGCCTCCGTGCGGACGATCGTGGGCACGGTGCGCGAGTGCGGGGCGGGTGAGCGCGCCTACTACTGCGCCGGACCCGACGCGATGCTGCGGGTACGCGCCAACGACCCCTCGGCCGAGATCGCCCTGACCTGGACGACCCTCGCCCCGCCGCGCCCCGAACTCCTCGCGGCGATCGGCCCGCGCTGGCTGAACTACCGGTTCGGGCTGGTGACGCGGGACCTCGCGGACCGCGTACACCGGGACGGCCTGCTCGTCTCCGCCTGGACGGCCGACACCGGGCGCACCATGCGGCGGCTGGTCTCCCACGGCGTCGACTCGATCACCACCAACCGGATCGACGCGCTGCGCCGCCTGCTCACCGACTCCGCCTCCAGCACGGGCAGCTGA